The nucleotide window GTGATGATCTCGCCGGAGCGGCCAGCCCGCGACATCCATCAGATTGTGGAAGCGATCGTTGAACAGCTTACGACGCTGCCCGGCAGTCAAGTGAGGCTCAGACTCGAGATCGAGGCGGACGTGCCCGGCGGTTTGGAGCGCGCCAAGGTACGGACGTTGGTGGAGAACGCCAATACACTCGGATTTATAGAAAAATCTGTGGAATGAGGTGTTGAATTTTTTGCCGTAAATGACCGTGCAGATTGAAACTATACTTATTCAGATACGGGGAACCATGGTGAGGTAAGGTGCTATTCGGCAAACTTGGAGAAAGGTGGCTCCAGTATGATCGAGTTGCGCCATATCCATTATTTTGTCGCAGCCGTAGAGCAGGGTAGCTTTCGCAAAGCGGCGAGGCTCTTGAATATTCAGGAGTCTGCGGTGAGCCGGCGCATCCGAGATCTCGAAGATCGGCTTGGAGCCTCCCTGTTTCACCGCCATTCCGGCGGCGTGGCTCTTACAGTGGCGGGGCAGCGCTTCCTTCGCCGTGTCCGCATCGCTCTCCAGCAGATCGAGGATGGCATTAATGATGTCGCTGCGATCGGCCGATCCGAGGATGGCATGGTCAAGATCGGCATCTTCTCATCGCTGGCATCCGGTTTCATGTTCGATCTGCTGAAGACGTTCGACGAGAAGCATCCACGGGTGTCAGTCGAGCTGATCGAGGGCAATCCGGCGGTTCATGTTGCCGCAATCCGCCAGCTTCAACTCGACGTGGCGCTCATAACCGGCACAGGCGATTGGCCCGGCTGCGAAACCGAACAACTTTGGACGGAAGGGGTATTCGCCGTCCTGCCAACCGAGCACGGCCTTGCGAAGAAGCAGAAGGTGCGCTGGCGCGATCTTGCCGAAGAGACCTTCATCGTCAGCGATGGGGCGCCGGGGCCGGAAATCCGCGACTATCTGGTCCAGCGTCTTGCAGACCTCGGCCGCCATCCGAACATCCACCCTCAATATGTCGGGCGTGATGTCCTTTTATCGATGGTCGCCGTCGGGCGCGGGCTCACTGTGGTCAGCGAGGCGGCGACAGGGGCGCAGTTTCCCGGCATCGTCTATCGGCAGATCGTGGATGAGGTCTTGCCCTTCAGTGCGATATGGTCGCGCAAGAACGATAACCCGGCATGCCGGAGGTTTCTCAGCCTTGCCCGAACATTGTCACGATCAGCAAGCGCGGCAATCACGCGGTTGAATGGGGCGTCGGAGACGACTGCCTCGCCTTCGCAAAGCCTCGATCTGTCGCCATGAAGCGCTCCAGCATGGGAACGATCAGGCGCACCGGATCGGCAGCTGGCTGTCCGGCCTCGCGGCCGAGGATTTCCGCGTAGGCGGTGAGATCCCGATGGAGCCTGGCGGGCAGCTCAAGCGTGATCTTGACCGGCTTGTCGTCAGTGATCGGACCAAGTTTCAGCTTCGCCATATCAGCCTCTGTAGGGTTCGAGCACCAGGTCGCGCGTAACGATGACGCGGACAGGAAAGCCGGGCCGGATAGTGAGTGTCGGCGCGATGTTGAGCTGGCGCTGGACGATCTGTTGGCCGGTCTGGCTGATGCTGTCAGAGGCGCCGTTGCGCAGAGCGCGCACGATGTCGCTTTCCTGCCCGGATGAGCCCGCCTCGGCGCCGACGCTGAGCAAGGTCGACAGCGCTGCGGCCTTGAACAGTTCACTCCAATGGTAATCGACGCCATCCTCAAGCCCGGCATAGCCTTCGGCGTCTGCGCCTGGCTGGCGCTCGAGAACGATGCTGCGGCCGTTCGGGAAGATCAGCCGGTTCCAGACCAGCAGGATGCGGCGCTGGCCGAAGCCGACGCCGCTGTCATATTGCCCGATGACGCGCGTGCCCTGTGGGATCAGCAGGATGCGCCCGGTCGGGCTGTCGTAAATGTTTTCCGTCACCTGCGCGGTGATCTGGCCGGGAAGGTCGGAGCGGATGCCGGTGATGAGCGCCGCCGAGATCACCGCGCCGGCCTGAAGGACATTGGCCGATGCGGGGGCCGCGATCCGATCGGGCGAGACGGTACGCTTGTCGGGCGTCTGGTTGAGGAACGCGAGCTGGCGGTCCTGTGCCGAAGGCGTCGCCGGCTGTGGTGCGAGGCCGAGGCTGGTGAGGTCTGTGGCGGGTGTGGCTGCCGGCGCCGCCGTCGGCGTGCTGGCGGGTCTTGTCTCCGTGGTTGAAAACAGACGTGCAGTGCGCGCCGCCTCCAGTTCCTGTGCCCGGCGCTGTTCCTCCGGGCTGGGGCCGGCGGGCGCCGGGTTTGCTATGCCGGGTGTCGGAACCAGTTGGCCGCCGTTCTGCGCGTTGAGGATCGGTCGGCCGAGATCGCCGGGGAGCGGCGGGCCGAGTCTCGGAACCGCGGTATAGTCCCTCGGCAGACCGTTCAGGCCGTCCGGCGTGGTGCGGTTGTCGGTGGAATAGAGTTCCTGCCCCTGATTGCCGCCGTTGCGTGTCTGGAGCGCATAGACCAGCGCTCCGCCGACGCCGAGGCTGGCGACCAGGCCGAGACCGGCCAGCACCTTGCGCGACAGGCGGGTGACGCGCGGCGGTTCGGGCCGCAGCCGCATCGGCGCGGCCGGGTCGCCCTTGAGCGGCTGACTGTCATTTTCGTCTGCCGCCTCCGGCCTCGGCGCCCTATCGAGCGCCTGTCCTTCGTCCTTTTCGGGACCGCGTTCGTCGTTCACGATGCCGGCCTCCCATCGGTGCGGGAGATACGCACGCGCTTCTGGTTCTTACCTGCGCCGAAGCGCAGCTCGGCGGCGGCGAACAGTCGGTCCACGATCATGTAGTTGCCGCGCACGCGGTAGTTCACCAGCTCGGACGTGTTGCCCTCCGGCCCGACCACGAACAGTGGTGGCATCTCGCCCTGGCCGATGCCGCGCGGGAACTCGATAAAGACCTGCTTGCCATCGTCGAAAGCGCGCAGCGGCCGCCAAGGCGCACGGTCGCCTGACACCTCATAGCGGAAGTTGACGCGCGACAGGTCGATGCCGTTGGAAACCGGCTGCGCGGCCTGCGCGTCGGCATTCTGCCGCCGGAGCGCGATGAGCTGGTCCTGCGGATATTGCCAGGAAACCGAGGCCATATAGGTCGAAGGCGTCGAGCGCAGTTCCATGTGGTAGGTGCGACGGTCGGTGTTGATGATGAGATTGGTCAGCAGATCGGGCCGCGTCGGCTTGACGAGGATGTGGATTTGTTTGCCCGCCCCCGTGCCACTCTCGGTATCTCCGATGATCCAGCGCACCGTATCGCCGGCGGCGACGGGGCCGACGCCGACGAACTGCTCGCCGGGCTGGAGCGCGATGTCGGTGATCTGCCCCGGTGAGGCATAGACCTGATAAAGCGCGCCATCGACGAAGGGATAGACCTGCATCGAGTTGATGAAGCCATCGCGGACGGGCTGAACACGCGCGGCGGCGTTGGCCTGGTTGACGCGCACGGTCGGATCGGCAGCTTCGGGGACGGGCTTGCCGTCCTTACCGACCGGTTTCAACTGGCCGGGAAGTGGCAAGGGCCTGGGCAGCTCCACCACCTGTACGGGCCTGGGCGGCTCGGTCGCCTGTACGGCGGGGATGGCGTTGTCATAGGCGATTTCCGGGGGCGGTGTGTTGGTGGCGCAACCGGAGAGCGCAGACGTGCAGAGCAGCAGAAGCGGCAAGCCGGATTTACGGAAAGCCGGACGCCCTGCACTCCAGGGGGCGGCTTTGTGGAGTGCTGGCGTCATTGTCCAAGCTCCTTCGACCAGTTGATTGCGTTGACGTAGATTCCGAGCGGGTTCTTCTTCAGCGTGTCGGCGTCGCGCGGGGTCTGCACGGCGACGGTGAGGATGGCGGACCAGCGTTCGGTCGAGGCGAGAGAGCCGTCCTGATAGCGGCGCTCGATCCAGGCGATGCGGAAGCTCGATGGCGAGGCGCGGATGACCGACGACACCTCGATCGCGACCTGTTGTTTGCCGACCTTGGCGAAGGGATCGTTCGACCGGGCGTAGTCGTTGAGCGCCAGCGCACCGCCCTGCGTAGTGAAGTCGTAGGCGCGCAGCCAGTTCTGGCGCACGATGATCGCATCGGCCGGGATCGAGCGGACCTGCTCGATGAACCGCGCGAGATAGAAGGCGATCTGTGGGTCGTTCGGTTGATAGTCGGCCGTCGCCGGCGCCACGGCCTGCGCCTGGCCGAGCCGGTCGACCTGCACCACCCAGGGTACGATCGAGCCATTGGCGGATTGCCAGACCAGCGCGGCGGCAAGGCCCATCGACAGCGCCAGCGAGCCGAAGGCCATGAAGCGCCAGTTGCGGGCCTGCACACGGGCGGAGCCGATACGCTCGTCCCAGACCTGGGCGGCGCGCTGATAGGGCGTCTCAGGCTCGGGTGATTTGCCGTAATGGGTGGCCGGTCGTTTGAACATGGTCAGTCGCTTTCGGAAAGGTTGACGGAAGAGCCGCCGCCGTGGCTATCGCCGCCGCGAACGGCGTGAGCGGCGGCCTGGACGCCGTGTGTCATCTGCTGCGAGCGCTTCATGCGCTTGGCCCAGGCCGGCGGCCCGTCTGCGGAGGAAGATGAGGTCGAGGACGCACCTTCGGCCTCGCCGCCGACGGTCCCGGCGGTCGATGACCCGCCGGTTGCGCTGAAGGCGGTGCGCGCGCCGGATCGGTAGCTCTGCTTCAGGCTGTC belongs to Xanthobacter autotrophicus Py2 and includes:
- a CDS encoding P-type conjugative transfer protein TrbG (TIGRFAM: P-type conjugative transfer protein TrbG~PFAM: Conjugal transfer protein TrbG/VirB9/CagX~KEGG: bja:bll8280 probable conjugal transfer protein), coding for MTPALHKAAPWSAGRPAFRKSGLPLLLLCTSALSGCATNTPPPEIAYDNAIPAVQATEPPRPVQVVELPRPLPLPGQLKPVGKDGKPVPEAADPTVRVNQANAAARVQPVRDGFINSMQVYPFVDGALYQVYASPGQITDIALQPGEQFVGVGPVAAGDTVRWIIGDTESGTGAGKQIHILVKPTRPDLLTNLIINTDRRTYHMELRSTPSTYMASVSWQYPQDQLIALRRQNADAQAAQPVSNGIDLSRVNFRYEVSGDRAPWRPLRAFDDGKQVFIEFPRGIGQGEMPPLFVVGPEGNTSELVNYRVRGNYMIVDRLFAAAELRFGAGKNQKRVRISRTDGRPAS
- a CDS encoding conjugation TrbI family protein (PFAM: conjugation TrbI family protein~KEGG: gbe:GbCGDNIH1_1064 conjugal transfer protein TrbI); this encodes MNDERGPEKDEGQALDRAPRPEAADENDSQPLKGDPAAPMRLRPEPPRVTRLSRKVLAGLGLVASLGVGGALVYALQTRNGGNQGQELYSTDNRTTPDGLNGLPRDYTAVPRLGPPLPGDLGRPILNAQNGGQLVPTPGIANPAPAGPSPEEQRRAQELEAARTARLFSTTETRPASTPTAAPAATPATDLTSLGLAPQPATPSAQDRQLAFLNQTPDKRTVSPDRIAAPASANVLQAGAVISAALITGIRSDLPGQITAQVTENIYDSPTGRILLIPQGTRVIGQYDSGVGFGQRRILLVWNRLIFPNGRSIVLERQPGADAEGYAGLEDGVDYHWSELFKAAALSTLLSVGAEAGSSGQESDIVRALRNGASDSISQTGQQIVQRQLNIAPTLTIRPGFPVRVIVTRDLVLEPYRG
- a CDS encoding transcriptional regulator, LysR family (PFAM: regulatory protein LysR; LysR substrate-binding~KEGG: pde:Pden_3205 transcriptional regulator, LysR family), whose product is MIELRHIHYFVAAVEQGSFRKAARLLNIQESAVSRRIRDLEDRLGASLFHRHSGGVALTVAGQRFLRRVRIALQQIEDGINDVAAIGRSEDGMVKIGIFSSLASGFMFDLLKTFDEKHPRVSVELIEGNPAVHVAAIRQLQLDVALITGTGDWPGCETEQLWTEGVFAVLPTEHGLAKKQKVRWRDLAEETFIVSDGAPGPEIRDYLVQRLADLGRHPNIHPQYVGRDVLLSMVAVGRGLTVVSEAATGAQFPGIVYRQIVDEVLPFSAIWSRKNDNPACRRFLSLARTLSRSASAAITRLNGASETTASPSQSLDLSP
- a CDS encoding Conjugal transfer protein (PFAM: Conjugal transfer protein~KEGG: gbe:GbCGDNIH1_1062 conjugal transfer protein TrbF) translates to MFKRPATHYGKSPEPETPYQRAAQVWDERIGSARVQARNWRFMAFGSLALSMGLAAALVWQSANGSIVPWVVQVDRLGQAQAVAPATADYQPNDPQIAFYLARFIEQVRSIPADAIIVRQNWLRAYDFTTQGGALALNDYARSNDPFAKVGKQQVAIEVSSVIRASPSSFRIAWIERRYQDGSLASTERWSAILTVAVQTPRDADTLKKNPLGIYVNAINWSKELGQ